In Scomber japonicus isolate fScoJap1 chromosome 21, fScoJap1.pri, whole genome shotgun sequence, one DNA window encodes the following:
- the timm21 gene encoding mitochondrial import inner membrane translocase subunit Tim21-like: MAYRQILKALHSSLQQTATQYAVHTCKLSQVSMLVHTHRTVSTVARLSFHRGVQTPWSVLPVLSCFVQAQTRRGISLHSAARNQSSPEERDKSVSRYQSGSPKPSAAQKVKDAGRDFTYLIVVLIGLGVTGGLLYVVFQELFSTSSPNKIYGKAFNKVKLHPEVIGAFGEPIKCYGETTRRGRRQQVSHLEYLKDGLKHMRLKFYIEGSEPGLKGTVHSESKENVETGKYEFRYIFVDIDTYPRRTIIVEDNR, translated from the exons ATGGCTTACAGGCAGATACTGAAAGCTTTACACAGCAGTCTTCAACAGACAGCGACTCAGTACGCAGTGCACACATGCAAACTGTCACAGGTTAGCATGCttgtccacacacacaggacagtaTCAACAGTGGCGAGGCTGAGCTTTCACAGAGGAGTCCAGACACCTTGGTCTGTGCTGCCAGTACTGAGCTGCTTCGTGCAGGCGCAGACACGGAGGGGCATTTCTCTGCACTCTGCTGCCAGAAACCAAAGCAGTcctgaggagagagacaaaTCAGTCTCCAGGTATCAGAGTGGGAGCCCAAAGCCTTCAGCTGCACAGAAAG TGAAGGATGCTGGCCGCGACTTCACCTACCTGATAGTTGTACTTATCGGGCTTGGAGTGACAG gtggtCTGTTATATGTGGTCTTCCAGGAGCTGTTTTCCACCTCGAGCCCAAATAAAATCTATGGGAAAGCTTTCAACAAAGTCAAGTTGCACCCAGAG GTTATTGGTGCCTTTGGAGAACCAATAAAGTGTTACGGTGAGACAACCCGCAGAGGAAGGAGACAGCAAGTCag TCATTTGGAGTACCTAAAGGATGGACTGAAGCACATGAGACTTAAGTTTTACATCGAAGGCTCGGAGCCAGGTCTCAAAGGAACTGTACATTCAGAGTCTAAAGAG AATGTTGAAACTGGAAAATATGAATTCCGTTACATATTTGTGGACATAGACACCTACCCAAGACGGACCATCATTGTGGAAGATAACCGATAA
- the si:dkey-118j18.2 gene encoding uncharacterized protein si:dkey-118j18.2, with protein MELYWYIVVIIFIIIKIFFYVCWYRSRQRQLAAYLSNPRNAQIVIVGGRAYLHQMCERQSQTSVWPSWYGVQDDLSIEEPSTALPPAASFSNLDMPPPYEAVSGEDDLKPPPYSECAHGDETDAARPSYHTPLISEGGDSISVNEAPPPYTPSPPTQVGQQEGPVSHSEFQSENRPA; from the exons ATGGAGCTGTATTGGTACAT AGTTGTTAttatattcatcatcatcaaaatatTCTTCTATGTGTGCTGGTACCGGTCCAGACAGAGGCAACTGGCAGCTTACCTCAGCAACCCACGCAATGCTCAGATAGTCATTGTTGGAGGAAGGGCCTACCTTCATCAGATGTGTGAGAGACAAAGT CAAACCTCTGTCTGGCCAAGTTGGTATGGTGTCCAGGATGACCTCTCGATAGAGGAGCCCTCCACAGCCCTGCCACCAGCTGCATCCTTCTCCAACCTGGACATGCCACCACCATATGAGGCAGTCTCTGGAG aGGACGATCTGAAGCCCCCTCCATACAGCGAGTGTGCCCATGGCGACGAGACCGACGCTGCTCGTCCTTCATATCACACTCCTCTCATTTCTGAGGGAGGAGACTCGATTAGTGTAAACGAAGCCCCACCTCCTTACACACCGTCCCCCCCAACACAAGTTGGTCAACAAGAAGGCCCTGTGAGCCACAGCGAGTTCCAGTCAGAGAACAGGCCCGCCTAA